Within the Polaribacter pectinis genome, the region TTTCCATATCTTTTAATTGGTATTTTATTCTACGTGATTTACAGATATAAAAAGAAAGCCAAAAATTAACATTTCAATAAGAGGAGTTTTCTGTAACATATTCTACTTTTAGTCGTCTTATTAAAACTATCAAAAGACAGAAGTGTTCAATATTGATGAAAAAGTGTTCGGTTTTAGATAATTAAAAATTATTTAAAAAACGTAAAACACTCATTATCAGTTTAATTATGCTTTTTTATTTTTTGGTACAACCATTGAAAATCAACCATAAGGAAACATAAAACTTAAAATTTTGAAAACCAAACTTATCTTATTTGTAGCATTAATTTCTTCAATAGCTACTTTTTCTCAAAAAAAATGGACACTTAAAGAATGTGTAGATCAAGCTTTAGAGAAAAATATTACAATTCAACAAAATAAATTAAGTCTAGAAATAGCAGAAACTGATTTAAAAAGTACTAAAGGAAATTTTTTACCTTCTGTAAGTGCAAGTACTGGTGGAAATTTATCTGCAGGTTCTAATTTCGATCCAGTTACCAATAATAGATCTGCAAGTACAACTTTTTTTGGGGGAAGTGTAGGTTTAAGCGCAGGAATTACCGTGTTTAATGGGTATAGAAATTTAAATTTATACAAGCAGGCAAAGTTGGGTATTGAGTCTAGCAAATTAGATTTAGAAAAAATAGAGAATGACATTTCTCTATTTGTGGTAAATGGTTATTTAAATGTGCTTTTTGCTAAAGAAAATTTAGAAGTAGCAAAAGTACAAGCAGAAATTAGTAAAAAACAAATAAAAGCTGCAAATGATAGGTTTGAAGCTGGTGCAATTGCAAAAGGAGAATTGTTAAATTTTAAATCTACAGCTGCAAACGATTTGCAAAATGTTATTACACAAGAAAATGCTTTAGATCTTGCTTTATTAAATTTAGCTCAATTGCTTCAAGTTCCAGCAGAAGGTTTTGATGTAGCTCCAATAGATGTTGGTTCACCTTCATCAGATTTATTATATAAAAGCTCATCTTCTGTTTATGACAAATCT harbors:
- a CDS encoding TolC family protein; translated protein: MKTKLILFVALISSIATFSQKKWTLKECVDQALEKNITIQQNKLSLEIAETDLKSTKGNFLPSVSASTGGNLSAGSNFDPVTNNRSASTTFFGGSVGLSAGITVFNGYRNLNLYKQAKLGIESSKLDLEKIENDISLFVVNGYLNVLFAKENLEVAKVQAEISKKQIKAANDRFEAGAIAKGELLNFKSTAANDLQNVITQENALDLALLNLAQLLQVPAEGFDVAPIDVGSPSSDLLYKSSSSVYDKSLARMPEIQRAKLAIENAALGIEISKSSYLPTVTSSIFANSNYRYIIKPSGVPTGSFFDQLDGNLGYGVGFNVNIPIFNGFKTDANVSRSKINKEIFETRLESEKLTLKQTIEQAFLDVKSSLKAYEAAKISLEAQKEAFKNAQERYNYGAMTLFDFDLVRTRLVNAEGLMIRSKYDYVFKTKVLQFYSGELVLE